A genomic window from Ananas comosus cultivar F153 linkage group 22, ASM154086v1, whole genome shotgun sequence includes:
- the LOC109727233 gene encoding transport and Golgi organization 2 homolog, whose amino-acid sequence MCIAAWIWQAHPLYPLLLLLNRDEFHDRPTKAVGWWGEGAQKVLGGRDVLGGGTWMGVTKDGRLAFLTNVLEPDSIPDAKTRGDLPLRFLQSKKSPATVAMEIAKEAENYNGFNLILADLRANVMVYVSNRPQGEAAAVQIVPPGLHVLSNAKLDSPWPKAQRLGTKFREFLWEHGEEEMIEQKEMAERLMKDTTKADKDQLPNTGCDANWELNLSPVFVEIDTKQGRYGTRSTAVLSVTANRDVSFYEKYLEGGVWKDHTVEYHIEKI is encoded by the exons atgtgtATTGCTGCATGGATATGGCAAGCTCACCCTCTCTACCCACTTCTCCTTTTGCTCAACAGGGATGAGTTCCATGACAG GCCAACAAAGGCAGTAGGATGGTGGGGGGAGGGAGCACAGAAGGTGCTGGGGGGGAGGGATGTGTTGGGGGGAGGGACATGGATGGGGGTCACAAAGGATGGGAGGCTGGCCTTCCTCACCAATGTCTTGGAGCCCGACTCGATCCCTGACGCGAAGACGAGGGGAGACTTGCCTCTCCGATTTCTCCAG AGCAAGAAGAGCCCCGCGACGGTCGCGATGGAAATAGCGAAGGAGGCCGAAAACTACAATGGCTTCAACCTAATTTTAGCCGATCTCCGCGCGAATGTCATGGTTTATGTCTCCAACAGGCCCCAGGGAGAGGCTGCAGCTGTTCAAATCGTTCCGCCGGGACTCCATGTCCTCTCCAATGCGAAACTTGATAGCCCCTGGCCAAAG GCGCAACGGCTCGGTACGAAGTTCAGAGAGTTTCTGTGGGAACATGGCGAGGAAGAGATGATCGAACAGAAAGAAATGGCCGAGAGGCTGATGAAGGACACCACTAAAGCTGACAAAGATCAGCTGCCCAACACGGGCTGCGACGCGAATTGGGAGCTCAACCTGAGCCCCGTATTCGTCGAAATCGACACCAAACAA GGACGGTACGGGACTAGAAGCACTGCGGTTCTGTCGGTGACGGCGAACAGAGATGTGAGCTTCTACGAGAAGTACTTGGAGGGCGGCGTATGGAAGGATCACACTGTGGAGTACCATATAGAGAAGATTTGA
- the LOC109727232 gene encoding heterogeneous nuclear ribonucleoprotein H isoform X1, translating into MYGSRGAMMGSGGVSDGYNEGSSKRPRMTESNPYFAVTGSGSSASDYDATSKRPRMIDPNPYFGSLATTSFYQPFSSSTFAGGGSGSLYNFPVVRLRGLPFNCDDVDIFKFFAGLDILDCLLVNKNGRFSGEAFVVFPSPMQAEFALQRDRQNMGRRYVEVFRCKKQDYYSAIAAEVNSGGSYESEYRRNSPPPRPKKTQEDKEQMEYTEVLKLRGLPYSAAAADIVEFFAPDFELSEENVHVACRSDGKATGEAYVEFLSAEVAKKAMCKDKMTIGSRYVELFPSTPEEARRAKSRSRQ; encoded by the exons GGCAATGATGGGGAGCGGGGGGGTTTCGGACGGGTACAACGAGGGATCATCAAAGAGGCCACGAATGACGGAATCGAATCCCTACTTCGCAGTGACTGGCAGCGGAAGCTCTGCGTCGGACTACGATGCCACCTCCAAGAGGCCGAGGATGATCGATCCGAATCCATACTTTGGATCATTGGCAACCACCAGCTTCTACCAACCCTTCAGCAGCAGCACTTTCGCGGGAGGAGGAAGTGGCAGCCTCTATAACTTCCCTGTAGTTCGCTTAAGGGGACTTCCATTCAATTGCGATGACGTTGATATCTTCAAGTTCTTTGCAG GTCTCGACATCTTGGACTGTTTACTTGTCAACAAAAATGGACGCTTCTCCGGCGAGGCCTTTGTGGTTTTCCCCTCCCCCATGCAAGCCGAGTTTGCCCTTCAAAGAGATCGGCAGAACATGGGGCGAAGGTACGTCGAAGTCTTTCGGTGCAAGAAGCAGGACTACTACAGTGCGATTGCTGCTGAAGTGAACTCCGGTGGCTCCTACGAAAGCGAATATCGCCGAAACTCACCCCCTCCTCGGCCTAAGAAAACCCAAGAGGATAAAGAGCAGATGGAGTACACAGAGGTCCTCAAGCTCCGCGGGCTGCCATACTCTGCGGCCGCGGCTGATATCGTGGAGTTCTTTGCCCCAGACTTTGAATTGAGCGAGGAGAACGTGCACGTTGCTTGTCGGTCAGATGGGAAAGCGACGGGCGAGGCATATGTTGAGTTCCTGTCGGCGGAAGTGGCGAAGAAGGCGATGTGTAAAGATAAGATGACGATCGGGTCAAGGTACGTGGAGTTGTTCCCATCGACGCCGGAGGAGGCAAGGAGAGCCAAATCTAGATCTAGGCAATAA
- the LOC109727232 gene encoding heterogeneous nuclear ribonucleoprotein H3 isoform X2 encodes MIDPNPYFGSLATTSFYQPFSSSTFAGGGSGSLYNFPVVRLRGLPFNCDDVDIFKFFAGLDILDCLLVNKNGRFSGEAFVVFPSPMQAEFALQRDRQNMGRRYVEVFRCKKQDYYSAIAAEVNSGGSYESEYRRNSPPPRPKKTQEDKEQMEYTEVLKLRGLPYSAAAADIVEFFAPDFELSEENVHVACRSDGKATGEAYVEFLSAEVAKKAMCKDKMTIGSRYVELFPSTPEEARRAKSRSRQ; translated from the exons ATGATCGATCCGAATCCATACTTTGGATCATTGGCAACCACCAGCTTCTACCAACCCTTCAGCAGCAGCACTTTCGCGGGAGGAGGAAGTGGCAGCCTCTATAACTTCCCTGTAGTTCGCTTAAGGGGACTTCCATTCAATTGCGATGACGTTGATATCTTCAAGTTCTTTGCAG GTCTCGACATCTTGGACTGTTTACTTGTCAACAAAAATGGACGCTTCTCCGGCGAGGCCTTTGTGGTTTTCCCCTCCCCCATGCAAGCCGAGTTTGCCCTTCAAAGAGATCGGCAGAACATGGGGCGAAGGTACGTCGAAGTCTTTCGGTGCAAGAAGCAGGACTACTACAGTGCGATTGCTGCTGAAGTGAACTCCGGTGGCTCCTACGAAAGCGAATATCGCCGAAACTCACCCCCTCCTCGGCCTAAGAAAACCCAAGAGGATAAAGAGCAGATGGAGTACACAGAGGTCCTCAAGCTCCGCGGGCTGCCATACTCTGCGGCCGCGGCTGATATCGTGGAGTTCTTTGCCCCAGACTTTGAATTGAGCGAGGAGAACGTGCACGTTGCTTGTCGGTCAGATGGGAAAGCGACGGGCGAGGCATATGTTGAGTTCCTGTCGGCGGAAGTGGCGAAGAAGGCGATGTGTAAAGATAAGATGACGATCGGGTCAAGGTACGTGGAGTTGTTCCCATCGACGCCGGAGGAGGCAAGGAGAGCCAAATCTAGATCTAGGCAATAA